The Setaria italica strain Yugu1 chromosome IX, Setaria_italica_v2.0, whole genome shotgun sequence genome has a window encoding:
- the LOC101755687 gene encoding uncharacterized protein LOC101755687, whose product MGSGKASSPGAVAGASGGPPQQPPGAAVCCMCGDRGLLPELFRCSACSVRSQHTYCTDRYPKVESYGTCNWCLRVDGGVAASTSSSPRSAGKAAARSPAGHSDPTSGGGRSPKVAARGDFASSNPSKPIKKQQPQHQRLLLRRSASDLGSRAVRDAPPPSPGVARGRPRVRRYKLLEEVITS is encoded by the exons ATGGGGAGCGGCAAGGCATCCTCACCAGGCGCCGTTGCCGGCGCGAGCGGTGgcccgccgcagcagccgccgggcgccgccgtctGCTGCATGTGCGGCGACCGCGGCCTCCTGCCCGAGCTCTTCCGCTGCTCCGCCTGCTCCGTCCGCTCCCAGCACAC ATACTGCACGGATCGGTACCCGAAGGTGGAGTCGTACGGCACCTGCAACTGGTGTCTGAGGGTGGACGGGGGCGTGGCTGCTTCGACTTCTTCCTCGCCGAGGTCCGCCGGCAAGGCGGCCGCCCGGTCGCCGGCTGGTCACAGCGACcccacgagcggcggcggcaggtcgcCCAAGGTCGCCGCTCGTGGCGACTTCGCGTCGTCGAACCCGAGCAAGCCTATAAagaagcagcagccgcagcaccaGCGGCTCCTGCTGCGGCGGTCGGCGTCGGACCTCGGAAGCCGCGCCGTCCGCGacgcgccgcccccgtcgcccggCGTCGCGCGCGGCAGGCCGAGGGTCCGGAGGTACAAGCTCTTGGAAGAGGTGATCACTAGCTAG